The Nocardia higoensis genome has a segment encoding these proteins:
- a CDS encoding steroid 3-ketoacyl-CoA thiolase, translating to MGTPVIVEAVRTPIGKRRGALAGLHAAELLGLAQRGLLDRAGLDPALIEQVIGGCVTQAGEQSNNIARVAWLHAGLPWQTGATTVDAQCGSAQQANHLIAGLIATGAIEIGMACGVEAMSRVPLGANIGENAGPRRPASWSIDLPNQFEAAERIAKRRGITRDDVDELGVRSQRLAAQAWAEGRFDREIIPVTAPVVDKEGTLTGEQHEVTRDQGLRETTKEGLAKLKPVMEGGIHTAGTSSQISDGAAAVLLMDEKVAQREGLRPRARIRTQALVGGEPEFHLDGPVQACSRLLERSGMSIGDIDLFEINEAFASVVLSWAQVHKPDMDRVNVNGGAIALGHPVGSTGSRLITTALHELERTGGSTAMILMCAGGAMATGTIIERI from the coding sequence ATGGGCACTCCCGTCATCGTCGAGGCCGTACGTACCCCGATCGGCAAGCGCCGCGGCGCACTCGCCGGCCTGCACGCCGCCGAACTCCTCGGCCTCGCTCAGCGCGGCCTGCTCGATCGCGCCGGCCTCGACCCGGCACTGATCGAACAGGTCATCGGCGGCTGCGTCACCCAGGCGGGCGAGCAGTCCAACAACATCGCCCGCGTCGCCTGGCTGCACGCCGGACTGCCCTGGCAGACCGGGGCGACCACCGTCGACGCGCAGTGCGGTTCGGCCCAGCAGGCCAACCACCTGATCGCCGGCCTCATCGCCACCGGCGCCATCGAGATCGGCATGGCCTGCGGCGTGGAGGCGATGAGCCGAGTTCCCCTGGGCGCGAACATCGGCGAGAACGCGGGCCCGCGTCGCCCGGCGTCGTGGAGCATCGATCTGCCCAACCAGTTCGAGGCCGCCGAGCGGATCGCCAAGCGCCGCGGCATCACTCGCGACGACGTGGACGAACTCGGCGTGCGCTCCCAGCGACTGGCCGCCCAGGCCTGGGCCGAGGGTCGATTCGACCGCGAGATCATCCCGGTCACCGCCCCGGTGGTCGACAAGGAAGGCACGCTCACCGGCGAACAGCACGAGGTGACCCGCGATCAGGGCCTGCGCGAGACCACCAAGGAAGGGCTGGCGAAGCTGAAGCCGGTCATGGAAGGCGGCATCCACACCGCGGGCACGTCCTCGCAGATCTCCGACGGCGCGGCCGCGGTTCTGCTCATGGACGAAAAGGTCGCGCAGCGTGAGGGTTTGCGTCCGCGCGCGCGGATCCGCACTCAGGCACTGGTCGGTGGCGAACCGGAGTTCCATCTCGACGGCCCGGTGCAGGCCTGCTCCCGACTGTTGGAGCGTTCGGGTATGAGCATCGGCGACATCGATCTGTTCGAGATCAACGAAGCCTTCGCCTCGGTCGTCCTGTCCTGGGCCCAGGTACACAAGCCCGACATGGACCGGGTGAACGTCAACGGCGGCGCGATCGCACTCGGCCACCCGGTCGGATCGACCGGGTCTCGGCTCATCACAACGGCTTTGCACGAACTCGAACGGACCGGCGGAAGCACCGCGATGATCTTGATGTGCGCCGGCGGGGCGATGGCGACCGGCACGATCATCGAGCGCATCTAG
- a CDS encoding cytochrome P450, giving the protein MVETRNARPNLPEGFDVTDPDIYAERVPVEEFAELRRSAPIWWNPQPPEVGGFHDEGFWVVSKHADIKEVSRRSDVFSNFENTAIPRFNDDITREQIELQRIVMLNMDAPEHTKLRKIISRGFTPRAINGLRAELSAKAEQIVKAAAEAGSGDFVTQVACELPLQAIAELIGIPQEDRMKVFTWSNQMTGYDDPDNDADPVVASAEVLGYAYQMAAARKACPADDIVTTLIEADVDGDKLTEEEFGFFVIMLAVAGNETTRNAISHGMIAFLENPDQWELYKKERPATAADEIIRWATPVTSFQRTALEDVELGGVQIKKGQRLVLAYRSANFDEDVFENPLKFDIMRADNPHLSFGGTGAHFCIGANLARLEIDLIFNAIADHLPDITKIGDPQRLRSGWLNGIKEFQVDYKTGGCPVKH; this is encoded by the coding sequence GTGGTTGAGACTCGGAACGCCCGCCCGAATCTGCCGGAAGGGTTCGACGTGACGGACCCCGACATCTATGCCGAGCGAGTTCCGGTCGAAGAATTCGCCGAGCTGCGCCGGTCCGCCCCGATCTGGTGGAACCCGCAGCCGCCGGAGGTCGGCGGATTCCACGACGAGGGCTTCTGGGTCGTCTCCAAGCACGCCGACATCAAGGAGGTGTCGCGGCGCAGCGACGTGTTCTCCAACTTCGAGAACACCGCCATCCCGCGCTTCAACGACGACATCACCCGCGAGCAGATCGAGCTGCAGCGCATCGTGATGCTGAACATGGATGCCCCGGAGCACACCAAGCTGCGCAAGATCATCTCGCGCGGCTTCACCCCGCGGGCCATCAACGGCCTGCGCGCCGAGCTCTCGGCCAAGGCGGAGCAGATCGTCAAGGCCGCCGCCGAGGCGGGCTCGGGCGATTTCGTCACCCAGGTGGCCTGTGAGCTGCCGCTGCAGGCGATCGCCGAGCTGATCGGCATCCCGCAGGAGGACCGGATGAAGGTGTTCACCTGGTCCAACCAGATGACCGGTTACGACGATCCGGACAACGACGCCGACCCCGTGGTCGCCTCGGCCGAGGTGCTCGGCTACGCCTACCAGATGGCCGCCGCCCGCAAGGCCTGCCCGGCCGACGACATCGTCACCACTCTCATCGAGGCCGACGTCGACGGTGACAAGCTCACCGAGGAGGAATTCGGCTTCTTCGTGATCATGCTGGCGGTGGCGGGCAACGAGACCACCCGCAACGCCATCTCGCACGGCATGATCGCCTTCCTGGAGAACCCCGACCAGTGGGAGCTCTACAAGAAGGAGCGCCCGGCCACCGCCGCCGACGAGATCATCCGCTGGGCCACCCCGGTCACCTCCTTCCAGCGCACCGCGCTCGAGGATGTCGAGCTCGGCGGCGTCCAGATCAAGAAGGGGCAGCGCCTGGTGCTGGCCTACCGGTCGGCCAACTTCGACGAGGACGTCTTCGAGAACCCGCTGAAGTTCGACATCATGCGCGCGGACAACCCGCACCTGTCCTTCGGCGGCACCGGCGCGCACTTCTGCATCGGCGCGAACCTGGCCCGCCTGGAGATCGACCTGATCTTCAACGCCATCGCCGACCACCTGCCCGACATCACCAAGATCGGCGATCCGCAGCGGCTGCGTTCGGGCTGGCTGAACGGCATCAAGGAATTCCAGGTGGATTACAAGACCGGTGGTTGCCCGGTCAAGCACTGA
- a CDS encoding SDR family oxidoreductase: MGLEIDLSDRVVLVTGGARGVGAGISREFLAAGATVVVCARREPETPVSFEGRRAHFLPCDVRDAEAVRALVDTVVDTHGRLDHAVNNAGGAPFAPAATASVNFHTKILELNLMSALWVSQAANAVMQQQPEGGSIVMISSLSGHRPSPGTAAYGAAKAGVDSLTQSLAMEWAPKVRVNSLIVGPVETELSELHYGDRAGIDAVASTIPLGRLAKPEDVGRVAVFLASPLAAYVSGAMVQVHGGGERPPFLAVSTAGNSAVGNSAAGNGTASTGEQQRA, encoded by the coding sequence GTGGGACTCGAAATCGACCTGTCCGATCGCGTCGTCTTGGTGACCGGCGGGGCACGTGGTGTGGGCGCGGGCATCAGCCGGGAATTCCTCGCCGCCGGGGCGACCGTCGTCGTGTGCGCGCGCCGCGAACCCGAGACGCCGGTGAGCTTCGAGGGCAGGCGGGCGCACTTCCTGCCCTGCGATGTGCGCGACGCCGAGGCGGTGCGCGCCCTGGTCGACACCGTGGTCGATACCCACGGCCGTCTCGATCACGCGGTCAACAACGCGGGCGGCGCACCGTTCGCGCCCGCCGCGACGGCCAGCGTCAACTTCCACACCAAGATCCTGGAACTGAATCTGATGTCGGCGCTGTGGGTTTCACAGGCCGCCAATGCCGTGATGCAACAGCAGCCCGAGGGCGGATCGATCGTGATGATCTCCAGCCTCAGCGGGCACCGGCCCTCGCCGGGCACCGCCGCCTACGGCGCCGCCAAGGCGGGCGTGGACAGCCTCACCCAGTCGCTGGCGATGGAATGGGCGCCCAAGGTGCGCGTCAACTCCCTGATCGTCGGCCCGGTCGAGACCGAGCTGAGCGAACTGCATTACGGCGATCGAGCGGGCATCGACGCGGTGGCCTCGACCATCCCGCTCGGGCGGCTGGCCAAGCCCGAGGACGTCGGCCGGGTCGCGGTGTTCCTCGCCTCCCCGCTGGCCGCCTATGTGAGCGGGGCGATGGTGCAGGTGCACGGTGGCGGTGAACGGCCCCCCTTCCTCGCCGTGTCCACCGCGGGCAACAGCGCAGTGGGTAACAGCGCAGCGGGCAACGGCACCGCGAGCACAGGCGAGCAGCAGCGGGCCTGA
- a CDS encoding CoA-transferase, whose translation MKDKRMSLDDVVGELRSGMTIGIGGWGSRRKPMALVRAILRSDVTDLTVVSYGGPDLGLLCSAGKVRKAYYGFVSLDSAPFYDPWFGKARTSGAIVSREMDEGMLKCGLEAAAARLPFLPIRAGLGSDVFTFWEGELKTVSSPYPGADGKTETLTAMPALNLDAALVHLDLADEHGNAAYTGIDPYFDDLYCMAAERRYLSVERVVDTEELVKAVVPQQLLLNRMMVDGVVEAPNGAHFTFAGDYQRDEKFQRHYVEAAKTPESWQQFVDTYLAVSEDEYQAAVRRFAQQQEGSR comes from the coding sequence ATGAAAGACAAACGAATGTCGCTCGACGACGTGGTCGGCGAGCTGCGCAGCGGCATGACCATCGGCATCGGCGGCTGGGGTTCGCGACGCAAGCCGATGGCGCTGGTGCGCGCCATCCTGCGCTCGGACGTCACCGACCTGACCGTGGTCAGCTACGGCGGCCCCGACCTGGGCCTGCTGTGCTCGGCGGGCAAGGTGCGCAAGGCCTACTACGGCTTCGTGTCGCTGGACTCCGCGCCGTTCTACGACCCGTGGTTCGGCAAGGCCCGCACCTCCGGAGCGATCGTGTCGCGCGAGATGGACGAGGGCATGCTCAAGTGCGGGCTGGAGGCGGCCGCGGCCCGGCTGCCGTTCCTGCCGATCCGCGCCGGGCTCGGCTCGGATGTGTTCACCTTCTGGGAGGGTGAGCTGAAGACCGTCTCCTCGCCGTATCCCGGCGCCGACGGCAAGACCGAAACCCTCACCGCCATGCCCGCGCTGAACCTCGACGCCGCGCTGGTGCACCTCGACCTCGCCGACGAGCACGGCAATGCCGCCTACACCGGCATCGACCCGTACTTCGACGACCTGTACTGCATGGCCGCCGAGCGCCGCTACCTCTCGGTCGAGCGCGTGGTGGACACCGAGGAACTGGTGAAAGCCGTTGTACCGCAGCAACTGCTGCTCAACCGCATGATGGTCGACGGGGTGGTCGAGGCGCCGAACGGCGCGCACTTCACCTTCGCCGGCGACTACCAGCGCGACGAGAAGTTCCAGCGCCACTATGTGGAGGCGGCGAAGACGCCGGAGTCCTGGCAGCAGTTCGTCGACACCTACCTGGCGGTCTCCGAGGACGAGTACCAGGCCGCTGTCCGCCGGTTCGCACAACAGCAGGAGGGCTCGCGATGA
- a CDS encoding CoA-transferase subunit beta, producing MTSTETVTRAEYCAVACAEIFDGAGEIVASPMTPMATLGARLARLTTEPDLLMSDGEALLLADTPPLGGKSPIEGWIPFRKVFDVLASGRRHVVMGANQIDRFGNQNLSAFGPHQQPTRQMFGLRGAPGNTINHATSYWVAKHNKRVFVDAVDIVCGVGYDKVDPDNPAFRFLKIHRVVTNLGVFDFEGPEHTMRARSLHPGVTPEEVAENTSFEVAGLAEAPHSPAPSAEQLRIIREVLDPRKIREKEVPSA from the coding sequence ATGACCAGCACCGAGACCGTCACCAGGGCCGAGTACTGTGCCGTCGCCTGCGCGGAGATCTTCGACGGCGCGGGCGAGATCGTCGCCTCGCCGATGACGCCGATGGCCACCCTCGGCGCCCGGCTGGCCCGGCTCACCACCGAGCCGGATCTGCTGATGTCCGACGGCGAGGCGCTGCTGCTCGCCGACACTCCCCCGCTCGGCGGCAAGTCCCCCATCGAGGGCTGGATCCCGTTCCGCAAGGTCTTCGACGTGCTCGCCTCGGGCCGTCGCCACGTCGTGATGGGCGCCAACCAGATCGACCGCTTCGGCAACCAGAACCTCTCCGCCTTCGGCCCGCACCAGCAGCCGACCCGGCAGATGTTCGGCCTGCGCGGCGCGCCCGGCAACACCATCAACCACGCCACCAGCTACTGGGTCGCCAAGCACAACAAGCGCGTCTTCGTCGACGCCGTCGACATCGTCTGCGGCGTCGGCTACGACAAGGTCGACCCGGACAACCCGGCCTTCCGGTTCCTGAAGATCCATCGCGTGGTGACCAACCTCGGTGTCTTCGATTTCGAGGGCCCCGAGCACACCATGCGGGCCCGCAGCCTGCACCCCGGCGTCACCCCGGAGGAGGTCGCCGAGAACACCTCCTTCGAGGTCGCCGGTCTGGCCGAGGCGCCGCACTCCCCCGCGCCCAGCGCCGAGCAGCTGCGCATCATCCGGGAAGTGCTGGATCCGAGGAAGATTCGCGAGAAGGAGGTGCCGTCCGCATGA
- a CDS encoding ImmA/IrrE family metallo-endopeptidase yields the protein MSQSRTRINPRSYRRVAAAVDAVCAVAADFDATTLEQVVAAVSAERMRDIEIADADLGPGVCGQRRFYPDRDVIVLATALPSREHTLAHELGHIVFNHAGAPAAEVTLEASDDLIAYMLSQRAHQQIVDDGADEMAEWEAETFAAMLMTRLRVFNSRGAGVSALRFDEALG from the coding sequence ATGAGTCAGAGCAGAACCAGGATCAATCCGCGGTCCTACCGCCGGGTCGCGGCCGCGGTCGACGCGGTCTGCGCGGTCGCCGCCGATTTCGACGCCACCACGCTCGAGCAGGTGGTCGCCGCCGTCTCCGCCGAGCGGATGCGTGACATCGAGATCGCCGACGCCGACCTCGGGCCGGGTGTCTGCGGTCAGCGGCGCTTCTACCCGGACCGCGACGTGATCGTGCTGGCGACCGCATTGCCCAGCCGGGAACACACACTGGCGCACGAACTCGGGCACATCGTGTTCAACCACGCAGGCGCGCCCGCCGCCGAGGTGACCCTCGAGGCGAGCGACGATCTGATCGCCTACATGCTCAGCCAGCGGGCGCACCAGCAGATCGTCGACGACGGCGCGGACGAGATGGCCGAATGGGAGGCCGAGACCTTCGCGGCGATGCTGATGACGCGGCTACGCGTGTTCAACAGCCGGGGCGCGGGCGTCTCGGCCCTTCGATTCGACGAGGCTCTCGGATGA
- a CDS encoding helix-turn-helix domain-containing protein, translating into MADFAARLNKLFETVHPPGRKPHTNAEVAAALTASGHPISKPYLSQLRSGQRTNPSDETVAALAKFFKVKPDYFFNDIYAAKIDHDLELLSQLQGYGLRRLSSRAFDLSEESQNLLTSMAEKLRASEGLPEIPPDGTE; encoded by the coding sequence ATGGCTGATTTCGCGGCGCGGCTGAACAAGCTGTTCGAAACCGTGCATCCCCCGGGGCGCAAGCCTCACACCAACGCGGAGGTGGCGGCTGCGCTGACCGCCTCCGGTCATCCGATCTCGAAACCGTATCTGTCGCAGCTGCGGTCGGGACAGCGGACGAATCCCTCGGATGAGACGGTGGCGGCGCTGGCCAAGTTCTTCAAGGTCAAGCCGGACTACTTCTTCAACGACATCTACGCTGCCAAGATCGATCACGATCTGGAGCTGCTGTCCCAGCTGCAGGGCTATGGACTGCGTCGCTTGTCGAGTAGGGCTTTCGACCTCTCCGAAGAATCACAGAACCTGCTGACCTCCATGGCGGAGAAGTTGCGAGCAAGCGAAGGCCTGCCCGAAATTCCTCCGGACGGCACGGAATAG
- a CDS encoding enoyl-CoA hydratase family protein: MGINRHTESTGIAVVTIDYPPVNAIPTDGWFAIADEIREAGRDRKTKVVVLRAENRGFNAGVDIKEIQSKPGHQALIDANHGCFEAFGAVYDCPVPVIASVQGFCLGGGIGLVGNADVVIASDDATFGLPEVDRGALGAATHLARLVPQHLMRALFYTASTITAQQLHHHGSVYQVVPRAELDAATLKVAENIAAKDGRVIRAAKKALNGIDIQDVHRSYRYEQGFTFELNLAGVADEIRARFDDDLAARKSANQE; the protein is encoded by the coding sequence ATGGGCATCAACCGTCACACCGAATCCACCGGCATCGCCGTCGTCACGATCGACTACCCGCCGGTCAACGCCATCCCCACCGACGGCTGGTTCGCCATCGCCGACGAGATCCGCGAGGCCGGGCGCGACCGGAAGACCAAGGTCGTGGTGCTGCGCGCGGAGAACCGCGGTTTCAACGCGGGCGTCGACATCAAGGAGATCCAGAGCAAGCCGGGACACCAGGCGCTCATCGACGCCAACCACGGCTGCTTCGAGGCGTTCGGCGCGGTGTACGACTGCCCGGTCCCGGTGATCGCCTCGGTGCAGGGCTTCTGCCTGGGTGGCGGCATCGGCCTGGTCGGCAACGCGGACGTCGTGATCGCCTCCGACGACGCCACTTTCGGCCTGCCCGAGGTCGATCGCGGCGCGCTGGGCGCGGCCACCCACCTGGCCCGGCTGGTCCCCCAGCACCTGATGCGCGCGCTGTTCTACACCGCGAGCACCATCACCGCCCAGCAGTTGCACCACCACGGCTCGGTGTACCAGGTGGTGCCGCGCGCCGAGCTCGATGCCGCGACCTTGAAGGTGGCCGAGAACATCGCCGCCAAGGACGGCCGGGTGATCCGCGCGGCCAAGAAGGCCCTCAACGGCATCGACATCCAGGACGTGCACCGCAGCTACCGCTACGAGCAGGGCTTCACCTTCGAACTCAATCTGGCGGGCGTCGCCGACGAGATCCGCGCCCGCTTCGACGACGACCTCGCGGCCCGCAAGTCCGCGAACCAGGAGTGA
- a CDS encoding SDR family oxidoreductase, producing MTNDTTSIALITGANKGLGYETARSLAARGVTVLLGARDPERGRAAAEKLAAEGGEVRFVRLDVTDAASITAVAEYIDTEFGRLDILVNNAAITGGFDTGLQPSTTSVDSLRTVYETNVFGPVAVTNAVLPLLRRAEAARIVNVSSEVGSVQLMNDQDGPMWPMTSITYPSSKTALTMITTMYAKELWDTPIKVNAANPGYCATDLNHNTGFRTPEQGAEPIVHLATLPADGPTGQLWGYRWGATDGIEYGRLPW from the coding sequence ATGACCAACGACACCACCTCCATTGCTCTGATCACGGGAGCCAACAAGGGCCTCGGCTACGAAACCGCACGCTCGCTCGCCGCCCGCGGCGTCACCGTCCTGCTCGGCGCCAGAGATCCCGAGCGCGGCCGGGCCGCCGCGGAGAAACTGGCCGCCGAGGGCGGCGAGGTCCGCTTCGTCCGGCTGGATGTCACCGACGCCGCCTCGATCACCGCAGTCGCCGAGTACATCGACACCGAATTCGGCCGGCTGGACATCCTGGTCAACAATGCCGCCATCACCGGCGGCTTCGATACCGGCCTGCAACCGTCCACCACCTCGGTCGATTCCCTGCGCACCGTGTACGAGACGAATGTGTTCGGCCCGGTGGCGGTCACCAACGCCGTGCTGCCGCTGCTGCGTCGCGCCGAGGCCGCGCGCATCGTCAATGTCTCCAGCGAGGTCGGCTCGGTGCAGTTGATGAACGACCAGGACGGCCCGATGTGGCCGATGACGTCGATCACCTATCCGTCGTCGAAGACGGCGCTCACCATGATCACCACCATGTACGCCAAGGAGCTGTGGGACACCCCGATCAAGGTCAACGCCGCGAACCCGGGCTACTGCGCGACCGACCTCAACCACAACACCGGCTTCCGCACCCCCGAACAGGGCGCCGAACCGATCGTGCATCTGGCGACCCTGCCTGCCGACGGCCCGACCGGGCAGCTCTGGGGCTACCGCTGGGGCGCCACCGATGGCATCGAATACGGGCGACTGCCCTGGTGA
- a CDS encoding NAD(P)H-dependent flavin oxidoreductase: MTTPTPRLRTALTDLVGIEHPIVQTGMGWVAGPSLVSATSNAGGLGILASATMTYAELEAAIAKTKAQTDRPFGVNIRADAGDAGERIDLLIREKVAVASFALAPKKDLIAKLKDAGVVVIPSIGAAKHAVKVASWGADAVIVQGGEGGGHTGPVATTLLLPSVLDAVDIPVVAAGGFFDGRGLAAALAYGAAGVAMGTRFLLTQDSSVPDAVKQEYLKRHLQDTVVSLKVDGMPHRVLNTELVQRLEHSGNWRGFTAAVSNAAKFKKMTGMKWSALVRDGLAMRKTKDLTWSQVIMAANTPMLLRAGLVEGNTQAGVLAAGQVTGIIDDLPTCKELVERIVDEAEARLDALAALRNSSKVTASE; this comes from the coding sequence ATGACCACCCCGACGCCGCGCTTGCGGACCGCGCTGACCGACCTGGTCGGCATCGAGCACCCCATCGTGCAGACCGGCATGGGCTGGGTCGCCGGACCGAGCCTGGTCTCGGCGACCTCCAACGCGGGCGGCCTGGGCATCCTCGCCTCGGCGACGATGACCTACGCCGAGCTGGAAGCCGCGATCGCCAAGACCAAGGCACAGACCGACCGGCCGTTCGGCGTGAACATCCGCGCCGACGCGGGCGACGCGGGCGAGCGCATCGACCTGCTCATCCGCGAGAAAGTCGCGGTCGCCTCGTTCGCGCTCGCGCCCAAGAAGGACCTCATCGCGAAGCTGAAAGACGCCGGGGTCGTGGTGATCCCGTCGATCGGCGCGGCGAAGCACGCGGTGAAGGTGGCCTCCTGGGGCGCGGACGCGGTGATCGTGCAGGGCGGCGAGGGCGGCGGTCACACCGGCCCGGTCGCCACCACCCTGCTGCTGCCCTCGGTGCTGGACGCGGTCGACATCCCCGTCGTCGCCGCGGGCGGCTTCTTCGACGGCCGCGGCCTGGCCGCCGCGCTCGCCTACGGCGCGGCCGGGGTGGCGATGGGCACCCGCTTCCTGCTCACCCAGGACAGCAGCGTGCCCGACGCCGTCAAACAGGAGTACCTGAAGCGGCACCTGCAGGACACCGTGGTCTCGCTCAAGGTCGACGGCATGCCGCACCGAGTGCTCAATACCGAACTGGTGCAGCGCCTGGAACATTCGGGCAATTGGCGCGGGTTCACCGCGGCGGTGTCGAACGCGGCGAAGTTCAAGAAGATGACCGGCATGAAGTGGTCGGCCCTGGTGCGCGACGGCCTGGCCATGCGCAAGACCAAGGACCTCACCTGGTCGCAGGTCATCATGGCCGCGAACACCCCGATGCTGCTGCGTGCCGGGCTGGTCGAGGGCAACACCCAGGCGGGTGTGCTCGCGGCCGGTCAGGTCACCGGCATCATCGACGACCTGCCGACCTGCAAGGAGCTCGTCGAACGGATCGTCGACGAGGCCGAGGCGCGGCTCGACGCGCTCGCGGCCCTGCGTAATTCGTCGAAGGTGACTGCCTCGGAGTGA
- a CDS encoding nuclear transport factor 2 family protein has protein sequence MSTAAESRITEHPARAAGLASQAAVRSRDKAAWLSLFAVDGVVEDPIGPSGFDPEGRGHHGLDAIGAFWDTAIAPTESIEFRFEDSFACGDEVAFTGLIRTTLGGHLIDAEGVFTYRVDAEGKIAALRAYWELDRAMKTARPAH, from the coding sequence ATGAGCACCGCCGCCGAATCGAGGATCACCGAACATCCCGCGCGCGCGGCGGGCCTGGCCTCCCAGGCGGCCGTGCGCTCCCGCGACAAGGCGGCATGGCTGTCGCTGTTCGCCGTCGATGGGGTCGTCGAGGACCCCATCGGGCCGTCCGGCTTCGACCCCGAGGGCCGGGGCCATCACGGCCTCGACGCCATCGGCGCGTTCTGGGACACCGCGATCGCGCCGACCGAGTCCATCGAATTCCGCTTCGAGGACTCCTTCGCCTGCGGCGACGAGGTAGCTTTCACCGGCCTCATCCGCACGACCCTGGGCGGGCACCTCATCGACGCCGAGGGCGTGTTCACCTACCGGGTCGACGCGGAGGGAAAGATCGCGGCCTTGCGCGCCTACTGGGAACTCGACCGCGCCATGAAGACCGCGCGTCCGGCGCACTGA
- a CDS encoding SDR family oxidoreductase produces MDQQICAGRVVIVTGAGRGIGRAHALAFAAAGARVVVNDIGSSLHGDATGERPAEQVVAEIRAAGGEAVANYDDVADWTGSRNLVQQAVDTFGTLDVLVNNAGFVRDRMLVNLSEEEWDSVVRVHLKGHFATMRHAGEYWRARSKAGHPVDARVINTSSGAGLQGSVGQSNYGAAKAGIAGLTLTASAEFARYGATVNAIAPSARTRMTETVFADMMAKPDSGFDAMAPENISPLVVWLGSAESAAVTGRVFELEGGKVALADGWRHGVAVDRGARWDPAELGPVVADLIAKSAPPEAVYGA; encoded by the coding sequence ATGGATCAGCAGATCTGCGCGGGGCGTGTCGTCATCGTCACCGGCGCCGGACGCGGAATCGGCCGCGCGCACGCGCTGGCCTTCGCCGCGGCGGGCGCCCGGGTGGTCGTCAACGACATCGGCTCGTCCCTGCACGGCGACGCCACCGGCGAGCGTCCGGCCGAACAGGTGGTCGCCGAGATTCGGGCGGCGGGCGGCGAGGCGGTGGCCAACTACGACGACGTCGCCGACTGGACGGGCTCGCGCAATCTCGTGCAGCAGGCCGTGGACACCTTCGGCACACTCGACGTGCTGGTCAACAACGCCGGTTTCGTGCGCGACCGGATGCTGGTCAATCTCTCCGAGGAAGAATGGGATTCGGTCGTGCGGGTCCACCTCAAGGGCCACTTCGCGACCATGCGGCACGCCGGTGAGTACTGGCGCGCGCGATCCAAGGCGGGCCACCCGGTGGATGCGCGCGTGATCAACACCAGTTCCGGCGCGGGCCTGCAGGGCAGCGTCGGACAATCCAATTATGGTGCGGCCAAAGCGGGTATCGCCGGGCTGACCCTGACCGCGTCCGCGGAATTCGCCCGCTACGGCGCCACGGTCAACGCCATCGCGCCCTCGGCGCGCACCCGGATGACCGAGACCGTTTTCGCCGACATGATGGCCAAGCCCGATTCCGGCTTCGACGCTATGGCCCCGGAGAACATCTCGCCACTGGTGGTGTGGCTGGGCAGTGCCGAATCGGCCGCGGTCACCGGGCGCGTGTTCGAGCTCGAGGGCGGCAAGGTGGCCCTCGCCGACGGCTGGCGCCACGGCGTTGCCGTCGACCGGGGAGCGCGCTGGGATCCGGCCGAGCTGGGGCCGGTCGTCGCCGATCTCATCGCCAAATCCGCGCCGCCGGAAGCGGTATACGGAGCCTGA